The Dermochelys coriacea isolate rDerCor1 chromosome 7, rDerCor1.pri.v4, whole genome shotgun sequence genome window below encodes:
- the LOC119858762 gene encoding LOW QUALITY PROTEIN: sodium/calcium exchanger 3-like (The sequence of the model RefSeq protein was modified relative to this genomic sequence to represent the inferred CDS: inserted 1 base in 1 codon) has product MKFIEIKIIDDEEYEKNKNFHLELGPPELLEMGLWHDDSNENLPTEGKEGAAIAKMGCPSLGEHPKLEVVIEESYEFKSTVDKLIKKTNLALVVGSSSWREQFVSAVTVSAGDEDEDETGEERLPSCFDYIMHFLTVFWKVLFAFVPPTEYWGGWACFLVSIALIGVLTALTGDLASHFGCTIGLKDSVTAVVFVALGTSVPDTFASRAAAIQDQYADASIGNVTGSNAVNVFLGIGVAWTIAAGYWASQGQRLXVSPGTLAFSVTLFTIFALLSIAVLLYRRRAPVGGELGGPCTPKILTALLFFCFWLLYILLAALEAYCYIQGF; this is encoded by the exons AT GAAATTCATCGAGATTAAAATAATCGACGACGAGGAATATGAGAAAAACAAGAATTTCCACCTGGAGCTGGGGCCCCCTGAATTgctggagatggggctgtggcatg ATGACTCTAATGAGAACCTCCCCactgaagggaaggagggggctgcCATCGCCAAGATGGGGTGTCCTAGCCTTGGGGAACACCCCAAACTTGAGGTGGTGATTGAGGAGTCATATGAGTTCAAG agtacTGTGGACAAACTGATCAAGAAAACCAACTTGGCACTGGTtgtggggagcagcagctggagggagcAATTCGTCAGTGCCGTGACGGTCAGCGCTG gggatgaggatgaggatgagaCAGGCGAGGAGCGGCTCCCATCCTGCTTCGACTACATCATGCACTTCCTGACGGTGTTCTGGAAGGTTCTCTTTGCCTTCGTGCCCCCCACTGAGTACTGGGGGGGCTGGGCCTGCTTCCTTGTCTCCATCGCACTCATTGGGGTGCTCACTGCGCTCACTGGTGACCTGGCCTCGCACTTCGGCTGCACCATCGGCCTCAAGGACTCGGTTACTGCCGTGGTCTTCGTGGCCCTTGGCACCTCCGTGcctg ACACCTTTGCCAGTCGGGCTGCGGCAATCCAGGACCAATATGCGGATGCCTCCATCGGCAACGTGACGGGCAGTAATGCAGTCAACGTCTTCCTGGGCATAGGGGTGGCCTGGACCATTGCGGCCGGGTACTGGGCCAGCCAGGGCCAGCGCT TGGTGTCACCGGGCACGCTGGCCTTCTCCGTCACGCTTTTCACTATCTTTGCTCTGCTGAGCATCGCTGTGCTGCTGTACCGGCGCCGAGCACCCGTGGGGGGCGAGCTGGGGGGTCCCTGCACCCCTAAAATCCTCACTGCCCTGCTCTTCTTCTGTTTCTGGCTCCTCTACATCCTGCTGGCTGCTCTGGAGGCTTACTGCTACATCCAGGGCTtttga
- the LOC122460999 gene encoding LOW QUALITY PROTEIN: sodium/calcium exchanger 1-like (The sequence of the model RefSeq protein was modified relative to this genomic sequence to represent the inferred CDS: inserted 5 bases in 3 codons), producing MGLMSAPCARSLRVPGGSVLPVWLPQNPSVGDKVARAIVYFVAMIYMFLGMSIIADRFMASIEVITSQXKEITVKKANGETSTTTVRIWNETVSNLTLMALGSSAPEIMLSIIEIVGHNFQAGNMGPSTIVGSAAFNMFVIIAVCVHVVPEGEKRRIKHLRVFFVTAAWSIFAYIWLYLILACFSPGEVEVWEGLLTFLFFPICVVQAWLADRRLLFYRYVQKKYRADKARGLIIETEGDAALPKLEVELDNAQANGVGEAGKDGDEEARRDMARTLRDLRQKHPEKDMEQLIEMANYHVLVQQQKSRAFYRIQATRMMIGAGNILKKHAADQARKALSLPEXRPEDDDSLTRVTFEPALYQCFENCGAVVLTVERRGGDTAHMAVRVDFRTEDGTANAGSDYEYAEGTLLFKPGETQREIRVGIIDDDIFEEDEYFRVHLSNVQAAWAEPGAEPPPXACLGPAATATVTIFDDDHAGIFTFEGTSVRVSESVGAVRWYRKGW from the exons ATGGGGCTAATGTCAGCACCTTGTGCCAGGAGCCTCAGAGTGCCAGGAGGGAGTGTCCTGCCAGTGTGGCTACCCCAGAACCCCTCGGTGGGCGACAAGGTGGCTCGGGCCATCGTGTACTTCGTAGCAATGATCTACATGTTCCTGGGCATGTCCATCATTGCCGACCGCTTCATGGCCTCCATTGAGGTCATCACCTCGCA GAAGGAGATCACTGTGAAGAAGGCCAATGGTGAGACCAGCACCACCACCGTCCGCATCTGGAATGAGACCGTCTCCAACCTGACACTCATGGCGCTGGGCTCCTCAGCGCCCGAGATCATGCTCTCCATCATTGAGATCGTAGGCCACAACTTCCAGGCAGGCAACATGGGGCCCAGCACCATCGTGGGCAGTGCCGCCTTCAACATGTTTGTCATCATCGCTGTGTGCGTGCACGTGGTGCCCGAGGGCGAGAAGCGCAGGATCAAGCATCTGCGCGTCTTCTTCGTCACGGCTGCCTGGAGCATCTTCGCCTACATCTGGCTCTACCTCATCCTGGCTTGCTTCTCTCCCGGTGAAGTGGAGGTGTGGGAAGGCCTGCTTactttcctcttcttccccatcTGCGTGGTGCAGGCCTGGCTGGCCGACCGCCGCCTCCTCTTCTACAGGTACGTGCAGAAGAAGTACCGCGCCGACAAGGCCCGGGGCCTGATCATTGAGACAGAAGGCGATGCAGCCCTCCCCAAGCTAGAGGTGGAGCTGGACAATGCCCAGGCCAACGGGGTGGGTGAGGCAGGCAAGGACGGGGACGAGGAGGCCCGGCGTGACATGGCGCGCACCCTGAGGGACCTGCGGCAGAAGCACCCAGAGAAGGACATGGAGCAGCTGATTGAGATGGCGAACTACCACGTGCTGGTGCAGCAGCAAAAGAGCCGGGCCTTCTATCGCATCCAGGCTACCCGCATGATGATCGGAGCAGGCAACATCCTGAAGAAGCACGCAGCTGACCAGGCGCGCAAGGCGCTGAGTCTGCCGGA GCGCCCTGAGGATGACGACTCGCTCACCAGGGTGACCTTCGAGCCGGCGCTCTACCAGTGCTTTGAGAACTGCGGCGCCGTGGTGCTGACAGTGGAGCGGCGCGGTGGCGACACGGCCCACATGGCCGTGCGTGTGGATTTCCGCACCGAGGACGGCACGGCCAATGCCGGCTCGGACTATGAGTATGCCGAGGGCACGCTGCTCTTCAAGCCGGGCGAGACGCAGCGCGAGATCCGCGTGGGCATCATCGACGATGACATCTTCGAGGAGGACGAGTACTTCCGCGTGCACCTCAGCAACGTGCAGGCTGCCTGGGCTGAGCCAGGCGCTGAGCCGCCCC AAGcctgcctgggccctgctgccactGCCACCGTCACCATCTTCGATGACGATCATGCTGGCATCTTCACCTTTGAGGGCACCTCGGTGCGGGTCAGCGAGAGCGTGGGGGCTGTGCGGT GGTACCGCAAAGGCTGGTGA